In Dioscorea cayenensis subsp. rotundata cultivar TDr96_F1 chromosome 9, TDr96_F1_v2_PseudoChromosome.rev07_lg8_w22 25.fasta, whole genome shotgun sequence, a genomic segment contains:
- the LOC120269231 gene encoding LOW QUALITY PROTEIN: uncharacterized protein LOC120269231 (The sequence of the model RefSeq protein was modified relative to this genomic sequence to represent the inferred CDS: deleted 1 base in 1 codon; substituted 2 bases at 2 genomic stop codons), producing MFAPYISDELRLQILSLLFVGIPVETIMQRHTEIVEKQGGPCNRDDLLTHRYVRRLERKIRRSTYELDSVDDASVALWVENHRDHIFFYEDFSDSEPFVLGIQTEWQLQQMIRFGNGSIVASDSRFGTNKLKYPIYTLLVFGSNNNAIPVAWIITPSFARGKMHRWLGALYDRVHTKDPTWKLGGFIIDDPAADVLMIREVFQCSVLISFWRVRHAWHKKLIDRCSETNICAEMSRRLGEAVSHVCRGTGDMKVFEAFMEDFVDCSSFMDYFKAVWFPRIGAWVDVLKALPLATTEVSAAIECYHHLLKLRLLNEKDSNIYQRADWLVDKLGTKVHSYYWLDEFTGRENFARYWKDEWKSGLTSWRRALQIPDSDVIVDGKIRERLXPXKRRKVHTILNPGCEFAICDCQWSRMGNLCKHVIKSTKVFRDKGLAAPSTSLFEFNQALTSILRHPPHDSLSRDHAIALVVCIQSQLNGLFDLEKGRTTSSTSVQAAANSELSSSDEPIDADTNLIHENHSVSENVCGMGEVG from the exons ATGTTTGCACCTTACATCTCTGATGAGCTTCGTCTTCAAATTTTGTCTTTACTATTTGTTGGAATCCCTGTGGAGACCATAATGCAGAGGCACACTGAGATAGTGGAGAAGCAGGGTGGTCCTTGTAATAGGGATGATCTTCTTACCCACCGTTATGTCAGGAGGTTAGAGAGGAAGATCAGGCGCTCTACATATGAGCTGGACTCTGTTGATGATGCTAGTGTTGCACTGTGGGTTGAGAACCATCGTGAtcacattttcttttatgaGGATTTCTCTGATTCAGAACCATTTGTTTTGGGCATCCAAACAGAGTGGCAGCTTCAACAGATGATTCGTTTTGGAAATGGCAGTATTGTTGCATCTGACTCAAGGTTTGGAACAAACAAGTTAAAG TATCCCATCTATACTCTCCTTGTTTTTGGTTCAAATAACAATGCGATCCCTGTAGCATGGATCATAACTCCAAGCTTTGCTCGTGGCAAGATGCATAGGTGGTTGGGAGCACTCTATGACAGAGTACATACAAAGGATCCAACATGGAAATTGGGTGGTTTCATTATTGATGATCCTGCTGCTGATGTTCTTATGATCAG GGAGGTGTTTCAGTGCTCTGTTTTGATCAGCTTTTGGCGTGTGCGCCATGCTTGGcacaaaaaattaatagatagaTGTTCAGAAACAAATATATGTGCTGAGATGTCAAGGCGACTTGGAGAAGCAGTATCCCATGTTTGCAGAGGAACTGGTGATATGAAGGTATTTGAGGCTTTTATGGAGGATTTTGTTGACTGTTCGAGTTTCATGGATTACTTCAAGGCTGTATGGTTTCCTCGAATTG GGGCATGGGTTGATGTATTGAAGGCTCTTCCATTGGCTACCACAGAGGTCTCTGCAGCAATTGAGTGCTATCATCATTTACTCAAACTCAGGCTGTTGAATGAGAAGGATTCTAATATTTACCAGCGTGCAGATTGGCTTGTGGACAAATTGGGTACTAAGGTGCATTCTTATTACTGGTTAGATGAGTTCACTGGCAGGGAGAACTTTGCTCGGTACTGGAAAGATGAGTGGAAAAGCGGCTTAACATCATGGAGACGGGCATTGCAGATTCCTGACTCGGATGTCATTGTAGATGGAAAAATACGTGAAAGGTTA TAGCCGTAAAAGAGAAGGAAGGTGCATACAATTCTGAATCCAGGTTGCGAGTTTGCTATCTGTGATTGCCAATGGTCAAGGATGGGAAATCTTTGCAAGCATGTGATTAAGTCAACTAAAGTTTTTCGAGATAAGGGTTTAGCTGCACCTTCAACTAGTCTTTTTGAGTTTAATCAAGCCTTGACGAGTATTCTTCGACACCCGCCACATGATTCCTTGAGCCGTGATCATGCGATTGCTTTGGTTGTTTGCATTCAGTCTCAGTTAAATGGATTGTTCGATCTTGAAAAAGGTAGGACCACCTCTTCTACTTCAGTCCAAGCAGCTGCCAATTCTGAATTGTCCTCCTCTGATGAACCAATAGATGCTGATACAAATTTGATACATGAAAATCATTCTGTTTCAGAGAATGTTTGTGGGATGGGAGAAGTGGGATAG